A region of the Vibrio tubiashii genome:
CTCAGAGTTGGCTTTAGGTTGGTTGGATTGAAAGCTGCCACCTTGGCGCTGCTCTCGCGGAACTTCTAAGCCTAGGTAAGAAGCGAGTTCTTCAATCGCCTCAACAAAATCGAGACGTTCATACTCCATCATAAAGTCGATGGCGTTACCGTGTACGCCACAACCAAAACAGTGATAGAACTGCTTTTCTTGAGAAACGCTAAATGATGGAGTTTTTTCGTTATGGAATGGGCAACAAGCGCCGTAGTTTTTGCCTTTTTTCTTAAGTTTTACGCGAGCGTCAATAATGTCGACGATATCAAGTCGAGCAAGGAGATCATCAATGAAACTTCGAGGGATGTGTCCTGCCATAAAACCTTAGAAAAATGCACTAACAATAAGAAAGGGTAGATACAAACAAGCCGCGCATTCCGAAGGATAGCACGGCTTGTTGCAATTGGGTTGGGTTATTAAGCCAGTTTAGCGCGAACTAAACCGCTAACTTTACCCATATCTGCGCGCCCTTGAATTTGAGGCTTAAGAACGCCCATCACTTTACCCATGTCTTGCATGCCCGCAGCACCAGATTCAGCAATTGCACTATCAATTAGCGCAGCGACTTCTTCGTCAGTAAACGGTTGAGGCATAAAGTCCTCAAGTACAGTGATTTCAGCTTTCTCAGCATCTGCAAGATCTTGACGACCTGCTGATTCAAATTGAGCCACAGAGTCGCGACGTTGTTTAACCATTTTGGTCAACACAGCAAGAATGTCGTCTTCGCCCAGAGTGATCCGTTCGTCGACTTCACGTTGCTTAATTGCTGACAGAGCTAAACGAATAGTGCCAAGGCGTATTTTGTCCTTGGCTTTCATCGCTAATTTTTGCTCTTCTTTGAGTTTGTCAATCAGAGCCATAACTATAATCCTTTAGGACTTAGTTATTAGTACAGGCGAACGCGACGAGCGTTTTCGCGAGCTAGCTTCTTAGCGTGACGCTTTTGAGC
Encoded here:
- a CDS encoding GatB/YqeY domain-containing protein gives rise to the protein MALIDKLKEEQKLAMKAKDKIRLGTIRLALSAIKQREVDERITLGEDDILAVLTKMVKQRRDSVAQFESAGRQDLADAEKAEITVLEDFMPQPFTDEEVAALIDSAIAESGAAGMQDMGKVMGVLKPQIQGRADMGKVSGLVRAKLA